ATTTCAAGTCTTAGATTTCTTGAACTTATTTCAAAGAATGCTGGGTTGAGCTCTCTCTCCAGTGAGATGATAGTTAGGCTATACAAGGAAAACGACAAGGGCTAATGGTGTGTCGTCTTTTCCTTAGTTTATTTGGGAAATTCAAAAATACACAAAACCCATACAAATTCTGACCAAAAATAGAAGAAACTCAAGAAATTTGATCAGAATATTAAAAGCAAAAACATATTCTGAAATGATGTTGTGATGTACTagacctctaattaaatttatgaTACTTTAATGTTCATTTTTGGATTAAGAAAGACAAAAATTTCTATGGTTAAAGGCTATACAGCCTACAATTACAGTACTCCATAAATGGTCATTTCCGATGGGTTTCATGAGACCGAACGGTGGTAATGAAGAGGGAGGAACGAGGAGGCCCCAGTCCAGTTTGGAGTTCAATTCGATGACTGACGGAGGAGATCGGGTCAAGGGAGATCCAGATTTCGACTTGGAGGTTTGTGGTTTTCTAGTGTTTACCAAGACAATCTGATCGTAGTTTTGAAGAGAGAAGAAAAAGAGTAGCCCGATGACGCCATTCAGAGACGAGATCGGACGGTGGCGGTTAGGGCtaaagaaggagaagaagaagaagagagacGGGAGAGAAAAAGATAGGATAAATGTTAAAAAAAAGTTAAGGTTAATTAGTTAAATAAacgaagaaaaatgaaaaaaaaaaggggaaataaTAATGTGAGAAAAGGAGaacaaataaagaaaatgaagaaaaggaaggtgttaaaatatattaaattttaataatttctaaatatatttttataaaattctataatttttaaaatttatgtatttttatttatatatttttaacttttagaATCATGTTTAGATTGATATAATGTATAAATAAtgtgagttaaatttgttaaatttttaaaattagaattaatttaacaaaaaaataaacattgaaggttaaatttattattatattagatGACGTCAACATTCATTTTAGTAActaaacacatttttaattgtGAAGTTAGTAGAATGTGAAATTGGCTTAATAGgaattaattattattagatCGGTgagttaatataaatataaataataattatttaatatatataatagttataattattttttacaacaTAGGCCAACAAAGTTTGCTCAAGGACTAACCCATATAAAAATAAGCTTTAAATTTTATCCAAACTAATTTTTCTAACATCTTATTTTAGCTAAATTCTTTATTTTTGAACAGATTTTCAGATTTGGACGAATAACCTAATCCATGAGTAGATTACCTCGCACCATCACCTTTTGCtctttattttggtaaaaatcTTTTAACAAtattatcaattaaaatttaattattaaataagaaataaaggaattatatttaaaatgtgtgaaaattAGAGAGAGGAAAAGCATAAGCTTTTTTAAGGGAAGGAAAGTAAAAAAAAGGTCCAAAAAGCAAAAGGGAACCCTTTTGATCGCTTATCAGTAGAATGTGATATAGAGTTATAGTGGTAGCCAAAAATCAAAGATGTTTATGATTTTCAGAATATTTTTTTGCTGAAAAAAGGTATTGATTTCCTACCTACCACCATGGAAGGTAGAGGATGCATGAAGACCACTTGTAATTTTGGGTAAGATTACGTGCTTTAATTCCGTGTGAAAGTACACTTCCAACTTAAAACTAATATCTTAGTGCAATACTACCATTTCCCTTTCATTTCATCTTTACCTTTTCAATTGGTCGGAAAGTTTGGTAAATCATAACAACAAAACTCATAAGTATTTTACCTATTTAATGCAGATTAGATCTTAATTTAATTGGcatacatattattattaatgtagaaTAACATGAATTTTAGTATGCTAAAAcgtattattctcctatttataaGTTTAAAAAGATTATGAGTAATTCTAAAtattatgtaaaaaaaattacttttacgATGAAAAGCATCAAAAATTGTACTAATAACAATACTAAATAAGATCTAAACTCAAAATTAGACGAGATTATTAAAGAAAAAACCCTAAAAGTTATAAGAAACTTTCCACATCAAGAAACCAACAAGTTGTAGTAAGGGATAGGAAAGTAACTATAGTGTCCTTTCATTCACAATAGTACTAATTAAGACAATTGTTTCTCAACTAACCCATAAGCTTTTCCTTCCTTTTTTTTGTCCTACAAATGACATGACAAAATAATGACTCAGTTTtgctgtgtttttttttttttcatatttgtgCACATAACAAAAAGGAAATCAAGTCCCAAAGGGGATCATTCATTCCATAGCAAGAACTAAATTAAACAAAAGGTGAATGAGTGAATGTGTTCCGGCAGATATGTGCCATCAGATAGATTGAACAACCCTAGCATCATCTGTTGTCCTTTCTCAAAACTGCCGTTGGTTTAACGACAATAATAAAATTTGACCGTAGTGAAGTTAAGAAATTGATGGGAAATAGAGCTAGGTGAAAGTCAAGCATTGACCTAATAGTCTAGTGGGGGAACCTTTTAAAAGTGTTACATAGGCCAGCCAATCCAATGCACTTTGCACATATTTCTGTTTTACAGTTCACACTATAGACATCAAAATTGCACAAGTCCACTATCTGATTCCCTTTACATCTTCTTTGATTACAAATCATTCACTTCTTTGACTTTTTTCCCCTTTTTCCATTTATATTATGAGATTCGTTTTATTTAATAGTGCATCTATgtattataaaaatacataaaatttaggTTATAATATGCTTTTAATTTTTCTACTTTTATAAAATTGAGatttaattcttatattttaaaaattaaaaattcaatcatattattttttaatttaaaattctagTCCAACCATTATTATCATTAGTAGGTTTTACTTAAATTTGTAAAAGTAACATGTTTATTTTTGTCAATTATATGTCATGTTACGTAAAGGTAGCctaattaataaattttgatggaaaatatttatatataatgatTGGATtgggattttaaataaaaaaagtaagagaacttatttttttactttttaagcacatggactaaataaaaaattttgtcaAAGTAAAGAACTAACAACATATAttaaccaaaaatttaaaattaaatatgttgcTATACTTTGGGGTTGGACGTTAAGTGCGGTTTATACCATATTTCAAGTGCTAAGAGTAGCAAAGGGAAGTTATCTTGTGAGAACCAATGGTAATATCTTTTGGTAGGACTGTAGGAGTGGGATCCTTTAATAGGAGAAGGATATTGGAGACGATGTTTGTGAGTTTTAGCGAACAATAGTAAATAGGGTTATAGACTCCTGCTATGATGTGACTAGTGAGAAAGGTTGTGTAGTAGTTGGGTGGTGGTAGGGAGCTATGATGTTTGGGATGCGATGGGCATTACAAAGGAGGCATTTAACAGATCTTAAGTTGAATAGGCGTGGTTCCTTAAGTGGGCAAGATCTCATGTTAATAAACCCTTGAATTGGGCAATACTAGTGGGGTATTGGTTTAACAATTGCCCCTCCCAATCCAAAGAAAGGCTATACCTTTTTTTAAGTCAGATGTGGAAAGTTTGAAAAGGTGAAAGAGGGAGGTGAACTTCATAAAAGTAGCCTAAGGATCAAAGAAGTGATTGGAGTTGGTAAGCTTGACAAGGTGAGCTCTAATAGTAAGAGACAAAGGAAGCTAGCAGGCTCTAGTCTAATTAAGAGACCAAATTGACGAGTGATCCTAGTGAAGTGAACTTTAATCGTAAGAGACTAATGAATGAATCAACATGATGAGGTGAGCCCTAAATTAAGTGTGTGGATGATGAGGGGAGCCCTAATCTTAAGAGACTAAATGAGCCGACAAGCTTGAAATATACCCTAATAATTTTTTCTATCTTAGAAACTTCTGGGGATTGTAAACTTTATTTTAGGGTGAGTTTAGATGAGTGATTGGGTGCGGTGCAATGCAATGCGCTTAGTTTACTTTTTGTCTTATGTTACAGTGTTGCTATAGTATCTAATCTCATCGCTACCATTGTTTTTATACAACTGTAAGTAAACGTATTGTCTATCTAAACCCGACTATTTTACCAAATTGATccaaaaaattttgatatttacaaAAATGACCCAAGTTCAAAAACAATCACCAAAATGACCTGAAATGAATAATAGAATGGGATTTTGGGCACCTAATGGCCGGCATCACCTAGTATTTTGGCCCCATGATTGCCTGATAATTGTGTCAGgctttaaaaaattgattttttttactttGGGAATCCAATGGCCAGCATCAGgatattttttttaaatcgtaTCATACGAGTATACAAAAATactagtatttaaaaaaaaataaatttggatCTGGCCTTGTAATGGCCGACACCACactagtaatttttttttttggccttCTAATGGCCAGCAGCAGGGACTATGGTATTTTTTTTAAATCGTATCATACTGGTATACAAAAATaccaatatttaaaaaaaattggttcTGGTCTTGTAATGGCCGGCACCACactagtaaattttttttttggttctggCCTTCTAATGGCCAGCCCCAGGGACTTTTTTCGTGTcctattgaattttttttttacttttctacATTGATTGCTGACACCAAaccaataaattttttttaaaaaattctttttGGTTCTAGCATTCTAATGGCTCCACACTagtaaaaaaaaatggttttgacctGCTAACGCCCGACACCAGActagtaatttttaaaaaaatttttttactaGTGTAGTACCAACCATTAGAAGGCTAGAACCAAATTTTGTTTTTACTAGTGTGGTGCCAACCATTAGAAAgccagaacaaaaaaaaaaatttactagtGTGGTGCCGGCTATTAGAAGGacaaaatcaaaaattttttTTACTAGTGTGGTGCTGGCCATTAGAATGCgagaaacaatttttttttttttactagtgTAGTGCCAGCCATTAGAAGGCTAGAaccaaaaattttttttattagtgTGGTGCCGGCCATTAGAAGGctagaacaaaaaaaaattactgGTTTGGTGTCGGCCATCAGTgtagaaaagtaaaaaaaaattgtattggGACACAAAAAAAGTCTCTGGTGTCGGCTATCAGTgtagaaaagtaaaaaaaaaaattgcattgGGACATGAAAAAAATCCCTGGTGTTGGCTATTAGAAGGccagaaccaaaaaaaaaaaatttttctaGTGTGGTGCCGGCCATTACAAGGTCagaaccaaattttttttttaaaatattggtATTTTTGTATACTAGTATGAtacgatttaaaaaaaaacctagtGCCGGCCATTGGGTTTCCAaagtaaaaaaatcaattttttaaagcTTGACACAACAATCATCAGGCAATCATAGAGCCAAAATACTAGGTGGTGCAGGCCATTGAGTGCCCAAAACCCTATTTTACTGTTCATTTAGATTATTTTGGTGATTGTTTTtaaacttaaattatttttataaatatcaaaatttttttaaCTCAGTTTGGTAAAATAGCCTCCAAACCTACATTTAATTATAGATTGGGAAACTTTGAAGCTTGGTTAAAAACCAGCCCATATACCCTCCCAACAGAATGATAATATAAAGAGCCCAACAAAAGAGTGAAGAACCCGAGGCCCAACAAAACTTAAGTTCGTTCCAAATTTGTTGGGGGAAGGCCGTTGGTGCTGTGAATCATTTGACATCTGGTCTGGGTTTTTGGTCGGCACCTGACATCTGCTCTTTCACCGGTCCCCTTTAAATTACAATTCCGTAACGAACCGAATAAAATTTAGAACTTGAATTTCATATCCACCATTATAATAAGAGAAGCTATATATTATTAGTAAGTATGGgcaattttttaatataaaaatatacatttggTCTTAGGAAATTACTTTTgaaacataaaaatattttattttatttttttggtatTTTTCATAATTAGCATGGATAATTAGAAAATATCTTAGAGGTGAAGTATTTCATTAGAGAAAAAAGTTCTGCCATtaccaaaataatatcaaaagtccttcctttttcttttctgctGTTCAACCAAAGCTTTGGGCACTTAATCTACTTGTTGTTGGGGTTTTGCGTCGTTTTTTTCGCTGTTATTCTTAGTGGGTATCGGCAAAATTCGCCCTTTTTGGCTATTTTTTCATTCTTTGAGTGATATTGGAGCTGCTCGTTGGTGGTTCGGAGGTAAATTCAGAAACTTCTTTTCCCTCGTTTATTGTAATAAATGGATGATCTTGACATGTTATTTGTTTCagctacttttatttttattctatttttggaGTGTGGATAGTATTCGGGTTAACGTATGGTTTTAAATAGTTTGTTTTGATTTGAATTGATATTGGAGTCCTTGATTGACTTAAAATTCGCCAAGATTCACCTTCCCATATTTTGCTGCTAAGCAGAGTACTTTCAGTTGAACTATGAATGGGCACCTCACTTATCCGCTCAAAATTTATCTCCTTTCATGTTTTATTTTTCAatgtatttattcatttattaatcttttatggTTTGTACATTATgattttgcataaagttgctgCTATTTTCTGATGAAGAATCTGCAATTTAAGTTTTTAGGTCCAAATTGTTGTACTTGTTGCCTGCTGGTTCATTTAAGAAAAGGTTTTGGTTTTGTTTCAAGTTACGATTAGCAGGTATTTGGACTTTCTTTCATTTGATGTCAAGTTTTGTGCAGTCCTTACTGTAGTTTAGTTTCTTTTTTGGTTCAACTTCTGCATCTTTCTGTTCCTGCAAGCATGTGCATACATTCACCATCAAAAGGGAATTTGTCTAATTTTCTTCTTATGGGCAGAACCTTGCCAAAACATTTACTCACTTTGGGGAATGGACTGGCACTTTTTCTCTGCCATCAAGCTTTACAAATGATGTTCAGGGGACAAAAGGCTGCAAATGCACTTGGCATATTTAAGTGGAGATGGGGTGGTGAATCGTCTTTGACAACAGGCTTACTAGGTGATGTACCTTCTGTGATTGAGTTGTCTGACTATGGAAGAGTATTACCAAGTCCAGGTAGTGAGAGCCCTTCGGGGCTTCTGAATGGTGAGACTCTGAATGCAGAACCAATTGTTGATTTGGACTTATTCTTCGAACGTCTGTATAGCTACTACTGCGAGAAAGGGCTTTGGTGCATAATTATAAAATGGATGGTTGAACTTCTGAGTGTGGGCTTTACCATATGTTTCTCAGGGTTCTTCCTGTTATTTGTTGATTGGAATGGTCTCCGCAACGCAAAGTGTGGGATGGATGCATTTGAGTCTGGAATTAAGCCATGTGATCTTGCTAAGGAAGCTCTTCACCAGCATCCATTAACCCCTTTGACACTTTCAAAAGCTATTATTGTTGGATATTTGGGGCTATTTTCCATCTATTGGATGTTCTGTTTTTTGAGGTTTTTTGCTCAATTAAAGGATACCCTTGGCATACGCCATTTCTATTATAACAGGTAAGTTCATCCTGATAAGTTAAAGGATGCTTTGTAAGCTTTAATTTTGCATTGAGATAAAGCAGTTACGGTGGCAGTATCTTATAAACAGTTAATGATTTTATTATCATtgtttgtattttattttgcAGTCTCCATGTTACGGATAATGAGATTCAGACCATGCCATGGGCAACAATCCTTGAAAAGGTTGTCCAGTTACAAAGTTCACAACAACTGTGCGTGGTCAAGGATCTTTCTGCTCATGATGTGGTTATGCGATTGATGCGGAAGGAGAACTACTTGATTGGAATGCTTAATAAAGGAGTGCTTGCTTTTCCTATATCAGCCTGGGTCCCAGGTGCCGGTCCAACTGTCAAATCCGGCCCTTATAGAACACAGCATTGTCTGATACTAACAAAGACACTTGAATGGACCTTAAATTGGTGTATACTGCAGAGCATGTTTGACCGGTATGTTTAATTTTACATAACATTTGACTTTCAGTTGTATGTATGTTACTTTCTTTGATAATCACTGTTATGGATATGATTACAACTTGTAAATTTTGCAAAACAGTCAATAGAAGCAAGTTTCGGAACTTTCCACTTTCAGactaatgataaaattatttagttcatcatTTTtttaaagcataatatttcaatTTCAAGAATATTATATAATTCTTATTGTATGAAGAGGGGTATAATAAAGTACATTTTCTGGGGATGTTTTAGATAGCGCTGGGAAAAATTGATGGGTTCTTTGAAACATACATTCTTGTAATCAAGACGCAATGTGTTTTCCTTTGCAGCATCTCTAACATAGTTATGTTACCTGCCGGCTGACTTTGGTGCTGTAGCTTTaagtttttttcatttttctcgtGAAGTATTAACTTTTGGTAGTCCTGCTTGAGTTGGTCTTTAATGGTCAATTCATGATGTAACTGGAAAGAGTTGCATAAATTACTAttttattgcttttttttttttttgtttcccatTGCTGCTTTTTTGCACCTTCTTGACTTGCAACTATTTGGAATATTTCAAAATTCTTAATAGGTTTTACACTTTTAATATTCCGACGACTGTTGTATGATTAGGGAGAAAATATTTTATGAAGTACTTTGAGTTTCAAATGCAacttgctattattattatttgcagaaaaagaaaaacaactaAATTTTGGGGTTTATTGCCAACTTCATTTTGGGATGCAGAAACTTTTGTGTTAGAAGGGACTTCATTTCTAATCCTAGGACATTGAAGAAAAGACTCATGGTTGTCGGGTTTGCTATGCTGCTTCTCTCTCCATTTCTTGTTATATTCATGCTGGTTTATCTCTTCCTAAGGCATGCTGAACAATTCTATAATCATCCAAGCACAGCATCATCCCGCAGATGGTCAAATTTGTCAAAGTGGCTGTTTAGGGAATTCAATGAGGTATTTCATGCCTCCTTATCTCCGCTTTATTTGTTAGCTAAgtcttttgtttttttctttggtGCTGTCAAGTCGAGAAGGATTTATCCACTATCTATCTTCACAAGCTTGTGTTATTacttttatgtagtcatcataagTGTTAGTCAATTGTTTGAAGTTACTTATATTTTCTGCGAAAAAAAATTTATCATAATAAAGAAAAGTTGTTAAGAACATACTGTGAAAAACAAGATGGCACAATTGTTTCTTGAGATGGATATTTATACTTATAGATTCTCTTGTTTTCACATACTGTAGTCTGTATTTGTACATATACCGTTGTCTTTGTCTTACAGGTTGACCATTTATTCAAGCATCGGATTAATAGCAGTGTTATGCATGCTTCTGAGTACTTAAAGCGATTCCCCTCACCAATTATTTCTATCATAGCAAAGTTTATCTCATTTGTATCTGGTGGTTTTGCTGCTATCTTGATCATCATTGCCTTTCTAGAAGAGTCTTTGCTGGAGGGCCATGTAATATTTTTGAATTTCAACCGTTTCAGAGTCTTCTATTTCTTTTCAACTCTTCTatatttcaattttgtttttttctttttacttctTTTCCCAAATGTGTAGATATTTGGCCGGAATTTGTTTTGGTATGCTGCTGTTTTTGGAACCATAACAGCTATAAGCCGGGCTGCTGTTACAGATGAACTTCTGGTCCTTGATCCAGAAGGAGCAATGTCTATGGTGGTTCAACATACACATTACATGCCAAAGAGATGGCGTGGCAAAGAAAACACTGAAACAGTCCGGAAAGAGTTTGAAACTCTATTTCAGGTAATCCCCCTTAgttccttttttttgtttttttttgttttacctATAATCTTCAAGTTGCATTCATAAATGattttgattctttttttttagattttattttatttttttaaattttctgaTGCAGTACACTGGAATGATGTTGCTAGAGGAGATGGCCTCAATTTTCCTCACTCCATTCTTGCTTCTATTTGTTGTTCCaaaggttcttttctttttcatctttttttgGGTAAGTTATTTCTATTGTCATAGATCTTAGCTTTTCAACTAAAATGTTTTGTGTTGATTTTGCAGCGGGTGGATGACATTTTACAGTTCATTGCAGATTTTACTGTGGATATTGAAGGTGTTGGTCATGTTTGCAGGTACActgttcattttcttttaatttacgAAATGATGTGTTTGATTGtcccgttttcatttttgtaGTTTTAGTGCCTTTGATTTCCAAAACCACGGGAATGGCAATTATGGCTCTCCAAGCAATGCACCTCGCGCCCAGAGGAGTTCCCAAGGGAAAATGGAAAAATCGTTCTTGAGGTACGATCAATAGCAAAGATTAATTGGATTTATATACTTCCTCTATCCTAAACCCTGCACATAACATTTTGCTGTGAATAGAGTTTGAGAAACCTGAAACAGGATCACGTAAACTCTTATCCTAATTTTCTTTGTTAATATAAAGCTGACAACAAGTTttgattttcattttaaaatgcaAATGATGAGACATAATATCCCGACTCTAATAATTCCATTTCTGCTTTAAGGGTATGGTGTTTCTTCTGTCTTTTTATTGTGCTGGATATCCCTTCTACTTTTTCCTTCTATAATAGTTCCATCTTGAATAATTCTATTCTGATTTCAGTTTCAAAAGTAGCTATCCTTCATGGGAACCAGATTCTCAAGGCAAGCAGTTCCTGTCGAATATTAGAACTTTCAGAGAGCAAAAGTTGCAAACGCAGGGAACCAGACATGCAGATTCTTTGGGTAGATTGTGGCGAGCAAGCCCTCTGAGAGGTCATGTAGATAGAAACGGACTTTTTCCAAGGGAAATGCAGCAGAATATTCCCGACACTTCCCGCGATTTGGGTTCTTTATTGCTAATTGACGCTGAACAGAAGAATCACCCATATCTTCTGGATTGGTATTATACCTCTCGAACTCAGAGAGACGCTGCTACAACAAGGCCATCTGAACCAGGTGAGCTACAGCATGAAGATTACTGGATGCCAACCAACATGACACATGATGAAGCAAGAGATGAAGAATACTGGCAGCCATACCATTATGATGGTCGGTCACGGTTGCAGTCACATCTTGATGCTTCAACATCATCTTCTTTCTTCCACGAGAGTGTACTTCAGCATCATGATACAAATGAACTACCCCACCAGGCAAGGAGCCATTGGTGGGCCAGAAGTGGTCCACAAGGTATACAGCCCCAAACAAGCTTTCTCGAGCCTCCTGATTTCAACCGTTATTCTTCAGCTCAGCGGTATGATAACATGTCTGAGAGAAGTGTGGAAGAGCAAGATCAATCCCTTGATTGGAGGGATTCTCAGAGGTTATCCCGGACAACACACATGGAGGACGATCTTGAAACCGTAGGGGATATAAATCTTcattttgatgatgtatatagtaGACCTCCTGAAGCTCTCACAGTAAATTTGAGGCTCCTGAGCTTTGATTGATCGAAACGAACAGAATACAAATGAGTTTCCGTTGTTGGAATAGGGTTTTATTAAAGGAAACTCTGTATTCTTTGTTGTATATAAGATTCATCATGAGATTAGATTCTAGAATGTCTCTAACTCAAATTTTAGAAGGTTACATGCTCCAATGAGCCATTTTTAGCCTTGTGATAATGTATAAACAATCTCAAGCATATTTTGATCAttctaaaatttcattcaaattccaTATATTTCTTTAAGCACATTTTTCATGTTCAAGCATATCATTCAATACCAGTCCTCCATACACTGAATCAATCACatctcgaaaaaaaaaaaaaaccatatgcAAGTCTCTTGGCCCTGCATCAGCCAAGCTTCCATTCTAGTGGATTAATTATGGCAGTAGATCACATTCCCTTTGAAAATGAAAATCATTCGGCTGATGACGTGTTCAACTATCAAGTGTCAGTCATAATCATGGGTtatataaatatacatgtatCATTAATACCACCGGTGAAATGTGTTGAGGATTTGTCATCCAGCTATTGCAGAATCAGATTCCatcttcctttttttttgttgaactttatttGAGCTTAGAAGACTTTTGCAGTTCAATAATGTTTTGAATATTACCATATATGTGTTCTCCCTGATTACGATGGTTCACTCATCTATTTCTcttcatcatatatatatatgcattattCAGAGAGTTATAAATACCTCTCTTCATAGCATAAAATTCACTAAGATAGAATTAAAAAATGGAGCGGCTTGTTTCAAACTGGTACAACCATCGACCTTTGCCCGAGTCTTATATTTGTCCACCAGAAACAAGGCCCGGCAAGCTCAGCATTCCCAGTGGTGACACCATTCCCGTTGTTAGCCTCGGGGAAGCTTTGATTAATCGAAGTAATACCATTCTAAATGTTCTCAGGGCTAGCCAAGAGTTCGGGTTTTTTCAGGTTTGGacgtaattataaatatatatatatatatatatatatatatataatgcagtCATAGCTGTTTTTCATTTTTTGTTGCATTGAAACAGGTTGTTAACCATGGAGTTTCAGAGAAAGTATTGAATGACACAATGAATGTGGTGGAGGAGTTCTTTAAGATGCCAATGGAGGAAAAGGCAAGCCTCTACTCGGAGGATCCAAATAAAGTCTGCAGGCTTTACACAAGCAATATTAACTATGGTACTGAAAAGTATCACTTTTGGCGTGACATTCTGAAGCACCATTGTCATCCTTTAGACGACTGCATTAAACTTTGGCCTCAAAAGCCAACTCGATACaggtaaatttaattaaataaggcCTGATGATGATCAACAATTAAATCTTAATCCCGTTGGTTAACAGGGATGTTATAAGGACATTCTCAGTTGAAGGAAAAAAACTGGGTTTAACAATCCT
Above is a genomic segment from Gossypium arboreum isolate Shixiya-1 chromosome 8, ASM2569848v2, whole genome shotgun sequence containing:
- the LOC108467573 gene encoding autophagy-related protein 9-like produces the protein MMFRGQKAANALGIFKWRWGGESSLTTGLLGDVPSVIELSDYGRVLPSPGSESPSGLLNGETLNAEPIVDLDLFFERLYSYYCEKGLWCIIIKWMVELLSVGFTICFSGFFLLFVDWNGLRNAKCGMDAFESGIKPCDLAKEALHQHPLTPLTLSKAIIVGYLGLFSIYWMFCFLRFFAQLKDTLGIRHFYYNSLHVTDNEIQTMPWATILEKVVQLQSSQQLCVVKDLSAHDVVMRLMRKENYLIGMLNKGVLAFPISAWVPGAGPTVKSGPYRTQHCLILTKTLEWTLNWCILQSMFDRNFCVRRDFISNPRTLKKRLMVVGFAMLLLSPFLVIFMLVYLFLRHAEQFYNHPSTASSRRWSNLSKWLFREFNEVDHLFKHRINSSVMHASEYLKRFPSPIISIIAKFISFVSGGFAAILIIIAFLEESLLEGHIFGRNLFWYAAVFGTITAISRAAVTDELLVLDPEGAMSMVVQHTHYMPKRWRGKENTETVRKEFETLFQYTGMMLLEEMASIFLTPFLLLFVVPKRVDDILQFIADFTVDIEGVGHVCSFSAFDFQNHGNGNYGSPSNAPRAQRSSQGKMEKSFLSFKSSYPSWEPDSQGKQFLSNIRTFREQKLQTQGTRHADSLGRLWRASPLRGHVDRNGLFPREMQQNIPDTSRDLGSLLLIDAEQKNHPYLLDWYYTSRTQRDAATTRPSEPGELQHEDYWMPTNMTHDEARDEEYWQPYHYDGRSRLQSHLDASTSSSFFHESVLQHHDTNELPHQARSHWWARSGPQGIQPQTSFLEPPDFNRYSSAQRYDNMSERSVEEQDQSLDWRDSQRLSRTTHMEDDLETVGDINLHFDDVYSRPPEALTVNLRLLSFD